A region from the Triticum urartu cultivar G1812 chromosome 1, Tu2.1, whole genome shotgun sequence genome encodes:
- the LOC125536376 gene encoding cytosolic sulfotransferase 13-like: MAHVAEQKLEPRCLGDALTARNDADNLTELIPSLPVEKRLVPPPADMQRRQYRGYWFPEWHLSALAAVRDHFEPKPTDIFLVSCPKSGTTWLKSLAFATVHRHVHPPSSREHPMLHQNPHGCVKFIHAIYRQPVDVVRGIVEAYPSPRIFGSHFPLSLLPERINDDGCECRIVYICRDPKDVVVSWWWFMRTYLPNPEQVRFEEVFDLFCEGRTGAGPYWRHALEHWEESRRRPHKVLFLRYEEMLRDPQCNLRRLAEFLGCAFSEAEEKAGVLEAILELCSLGKLKKLEVNQSGNRIKDEPMMNDSFFRKGVAGDWINHMTPEMAARLDAIVEQALQGTGFDFGISMPQ, translated from the coding sequence ATGGCCCATGTAGCGGAGCAAAAACTCGAGCCTAGATGCCTCGGTGACGCGCTGACGGCGAGGAACGATGCCGACAACCTCACCGAGCTCATCCCGTCGCTGCCCGTCGAGAAGCGGCTAGTGCCGCCGCCCGCCGACATGCAGAGGCGACAGTACCGTGGGTACTGGTTCCCCGAGTGGCACCTGTCGGCCCTGGCGGCAGTCCGCGATCACTTCGAGCCCAAGCCAACGGACATCTTTCTCGTGAGCTGCCCCAAGTCTGGCACCACATGGCTTAAATCTCTAGCCTTCGCCACTGTGCACCGGCACGTCCACCCGCCATCCAGTCGAGAGCACCCTATGCTCCACCAAAACCCGCATGGCTGCGTCAAATTCATCCACGCAATCTATCGGCAACCGGTCGATGTTGTGCGGGGCATCGTCGAGGCGTACCCTTCCCCGCGTATCTTCGGCTCCCACTTCCCATTGTCGTTGCTGCCGGAGCGCATCAATGATGATGGCTGCGAGTGCCGGATCGTCTACATCTGTCGGGATCCCAAGGACGTGGTCGTCTCGTGGTGGTGGTTCATGCGCACCTACCTCCCAAACCCGGAGCAGGTCCGGTTCGAGGAGGTCTTCGATTTGTTTTGCGAGGGCCGCACAGGTGCGGGCCCTTATTGGCGCCACGCCCTCGAGCATTGGGAGGAGAGCCGGAGAAGGCCCCACAAGGTGTTGTTCCTCAGGTACGAGGAGATGCTACGAGACCCGCAATGCAATCTTAGGAGGCTGGCGGAGTTTTTGGGGTGCGCATTCtccgaggcggaggagaaggccGGCGTCCTAGAGGCCATCTTGGAGTTGTGCAGCCTCGGCAAGCTAAAGAAGCTGGAGGTGAACCAGAGCGGCAACCGGATTAAGGACGAACCCATGATGAACGATTCCTTCTTCAGGAAAGGGGTGGCCGGTGACTGGATCAACCACATGACGCCAGAGATGGCGGCAAGGCTCGATGCAATCGTCGAGCAGGCGCTCCAAGGCACTGGATTTGACTTCGGCATCTCCATGCCACAGTAA